ATCCCGATGAACAATCAGCGAAAGGGCATCAACTACGTCCCCGTTGATCAACACATTCAATCTGACCAATTCACTGATACGGTAATCAAGGGGCTCGTAATCCAGTGAGGCGTAACCGCGCGTAACAGATTTCAGGCGATCAAAGAAATCGAGAACAATTTCATTCAACGGCATTTCGTAAATAACGATCACACGGCTGGATGACAGATATTTCAATTCACGCTGAACACCGCGTTTCTCAATACACAGATTCAGCACCGCGCCTACATATTCGTTAGGCACATGTACTGAAGCGAGGACAAAGGGTTCCTTAATGAAAGAAATCAACTGAACCGGCGGTAACATATTGGCGCTTTCAACCCTGAGGATCTCATCCTTAACCGTCGTCACTTCATAAACAACCGTCGGTGCGGTGGTGATGAGATCAACGCCAAACTCACGTTCCAGTCGTTCCTGAATAATCTCCATATGCAGGAGGCCAAGAAAGCCGCACCGAAAACCAAAACCGAGGGCCATCGAATTTTCAGGTTCAAAGGTAAAAGCCGCATCATTCAGACGGAGTTTTTCCAGCGCATCGCGGAAGTCGTCATAGTCGGCGGAATCGATGGGATAAAGCCCGGAAAAGACCATGGGCTGAATCTCCTTGAAGCCATCTAGTGCCTTGGCGGCCGGGGTGTGCAGGTGGGTAATAGTATCCCCGACCTTGGCATCATCGACAACCTTGATGTTGGCGATGACAAATCCGACCTCGCCTGGGCCCAATTCAGAGAGTGCAACCGGGTGTGGTGTATAGGCCCCAACCTTCTGCACCTCGTAGACCCCGCCAGTGATCATAAGTTTGATCTTGTCCCCCTTGCGCAATACACCGTCAATCACGCGGACGAGAACGATAACCCCCTGGTAGGAGTCGTACCAGGAATCAAAGGTCAGAGCCCTGAGCGGCGCATTCCGGTCCCCTGTCGGGGCCGGCACGCGCGCGACGATCGCCTCGAGGAGGTCATCAACTCCGAGACCCGATTTGGCGCTGACACAAATGGCGTTTGAGGTGTCGATACCGATAATCTCTTCGATCTCCTGCTTGACCTTTTCGGGTTCAGCGCTCGGCAGGTCGATCTTGTTTAACACCGGAATAATTTCCAGATCCTGATCGAGAGCCAAATAAACATTCGCCAGTGTTTGCGCCTCGACGCCCTGGGCCGCGTCGACGACAAGCAATGCGCCTTCACAAGCCGATAGGGATCGGCTGACCTCATAGGTGAAGTCAACATGTCCGGGGGTGTCAATCAGGTTGAGCAAATACTCCTTGCCATCACGCGCCTTGTAAGGGATGCGCACCGCCTGGGATTTAATTGTAATCCCACGCTCCTTTTCAAGATCCATTTTGTCGAGAAACTGGTCTGTTTTTTCTCGATCGGATAAAGCTCCAGTGACCTCCAACAGGCGATCGGCCAAAGTAGACTTACCATGATCGATATGAGCAATAATTGAAAAATTACGTATCAGTTGCTGGTTCATGCGGTTATATATTTAATACCTATGCGAGGAACAAAGTCCTGGTTGCGTTATAAAACTAACCGCGAATAATAAACGTGTTAGTCCGCTGTTGTAAAGCAAGAAAAGGGATCTCAGCCAGGCTGTCCCTTATAAGGGTCGAACTTGAAATATTCTAGACAGCTCACAGGGACTATTCAGCGCTCATGGGCTGCACGCACGTTTTTTTTTCGCTTGAGCGCTTAGTTCATCTTCAGGTCTGGTTCTACTCCTGACGACCGACGTCTTAACAGGGGCCAGGCTTCAGCGAAGATCATACCGCTAACGATCAGACCGCCAC
Above is a genomic segment from Geopsychrobacter electrodiphilus DSM 16401 containing:
- the lepA gene encoding translation elongation factor 4; translation: MNQQLIRNFSIIAHIDHGKSTLADRLLEVTGALSDREKTDQFLDKMDLEKERGITIKSQAVRIPYKARDGKEYLLNLIDTPGHVDFTYEVSRSLSACEGALLVVDAAQGVEAQTLANVYLALDQDLEIIPVLNKIDLPSAEPEKVKQEIEEIIGIDTSNAICVSAKSGLGVDDLLEAIVARVPAPTGDRNAPLRALTFDSWYDSYQGVIVLVRVIDGVLRKGDKIKLMITGGVYEVQKVGAYTPHPVALSELGPGEVGFVIANIKVVDDAKVGDTITHLHTPAAKALDGFKEIQPMVFSGLYPIDSADYDDFRDALEKLRLNDAAFTFEPENSMALGFGFRCGFLGLLHMEIIQERLEREFGVDLITTAPTVVYEVTTVKDEILRVESANMLPPVQLISFIKEPFVLASVHVPNEYVGAVLNLCIEKRGVQRELKYLSSSRVIVIYEMPLNEIVLDFFDRLKSVTRGYASLDYEPLDYRISELVRLNVLINGDVVDALSLIVHRDKAQYRGNELVAKMKEYIPRQQYEVAIQAAIGNKVIARQTVKALRKDVTAKCYGGDITRKRKLLEKQKEGKKRMKRVGSIELPQEAFLAILKVKD